NNNNNNNNNNNNNNNNNNNNNNNNNNNNNNNNNNNNNNNNNNNNNNNNNNNNNNNNNNNNNNNNNNNNNNNNNNNNNNNNNNNTGCAGGACAGTATTGTTAGAACTGTTTCCCCAGTGAGGTGTCCAGGGCAGTATTGTTAGAACTGTTTCCCCAGTGAGGTATGCAGGGCAGTATTGTTTCCCCAGTGAGGTATGCAGGGCAGTATTGTTGCCCCAGTGAGGTATGCAGGGCAGTATTGTTAGAACTGTTGCCCCAGTGAGGTGTAACTTGACGGTCCATAGTCTCCTAGCGATGTCACAAAAACCTGTACCATCTTTTATCTCGGTTAGTTCTCGGTTAGTTCTTATCCCACTGAGCACacacgtcagttcaacatctacattttgattcaaacagtttttgcccagtgggatatctGTTATCAATGTTTTGTTACAGTCTGCTTGTATAAACTGCTTGTAAGCAAAATTAATTTAGTAATAATTCAATCAGTGTTAGCCTCTTGTAACAAGATGTTCTCTTCAGCCCCATGTCATTACTAACGTTCTCCCGTTGTCTTTCAGTCCTATGTGATCCTAGCCATCGTAATCTTCCTGCCTTACATCTCCCAGTCTCTAAAATGGTGCCGCAGCAAAGCTATCGGTGAGTATGTTGTACATGGATGCTAATTGCTACGTTTTAGGTTGAAATAAGGTTGAGATTCTTTATTATTTAGATTGTCTAATGTTGGGTATAAACAAATAACCTAACAGTACATAGAGGTTGAAGAAGACAGATGTTAACTACCGTTAAATCATAATATATTTAATTTGTAAGTTGAAGAGATCTGTTGTGTTCAGGCCAAATATATAGAAGGCCCCAGACTGCTGTTGTACACCTGTGTTACACAGGTTATGTTGACTTTACTTCTGTATAYATAGTGTATGTATGTGGACACCMCTTCAAATKAGTTGTTTTGGCTATTTCAKccacacccattgctgacaggtgtataaaatatagcacacagccatgcaatctccatagacaaacattggcagtagaatggccttactgaagagctcagtgactttcaaYGTGRcaccgtcataggatgccacctttcaaacaagtcagttYgtcaaatttctgccctgttagagctgcccccaGTCaactgaaatgggtttccatggccaagcagccgcacacaagcctaaaatcaccatgtgcaatgccaagcgtcggctggagtggtgtaaagctcaccgccattggactctggagcagtggaaacgcgttStctggagtgatgaatcacactttaccatctggcagtccgacggacaaatctggttttggcggaagccaggagaacgctacctgccccaatgcatagtgccaactgtaaagtttggtggaggaggaataatggtctggggctgtttttcatggttcgggccacttagtttcagtgaagagaaatcttaacgctaccacatcaatgacattctagacgattctgtgcttccaactttgtggcaacagtttggggaaggccgtttcctgtttcagcatgacaatgcccccctgcactaagcgaggtccatacagaaatggtttgtcgagatcggtctggaggaacttgattggcctgcacagaccctgacctaaaccccatcgggatgaattggaacgccgacagcgagccaggcctaatcgcccaacatcactaaagctcttatggctgaatggaagcaagtccccgcagcaatgttccaacatctagtggaaaaccttcccagaagagtgKaggctgttatagcagcaaaaggggggggaccaactccatattaatgtccatgattttagaatgagatgtttgacgagcaggtgtccacatacttttggtcatgtagtgtaagttgATGTGCTGTTACCCCTCAGGCCAGGTGGAGGAGACTCCAGATTCCATGATGTTTTATACGTACCATCCAAACGAACCCCTCAGCAAGGAGAGGGTGGAGGCCTTCAGCGATGGCGTGTTCGCCATCGTAGCTACTCTACTCATCTTAGACATATGGTTAGTGTTTTCTGTTTGAGCCGGCAGGCAGACGAAGATGAATAATTGTTGTAATTTAAATGATGCTAATTtgtcaaatgtttatttaatccGGGAGGAGCCCTGTAAAATAATGATGGTAAAGATAAATcatctctttttttcccccagtgAGGACAATGTACCCGACCCAGTGATGGTCCAGAAACAGTATGGTGGGAGTCTGGTGGCGGCCCTGCAGAACTATGGTCCAGAGTACCTGGCCTATTTTGGCTCCTTCGCTACCGTGGCTCTCCTCTGGTTCgtccatcactctctcttccttcacGTCACCAGGTAATACAGAACAAATTCAATTCATcaattaaatgttgtttttaaatattattattttttacatctgCAGTTGTCAGGTTAAAGGCAAAGAACATGAGTAAAATGACTACATTAGAATTATAATGTTGTGTATTTGGGAAAGTTTTACTCACAATGACTGTGACGTTGTTGTTTTACCATttacctccgtctctctcttttcatccagGACCACTCGTTTCATGGGCCTCCTCAACACCTTCTCTCTGGCCTTCGTAGGGGGCCTGCCCTTGGCCTACCAGCTGACCCACGAGTTCCCCCGTAACTCCCGCAACGAGCTGGAGGCCATCCAGATCAGCTGCGTCATCATCTTCTTTGCCGGCGTCTTCCAGCTCGCCATCTGGGTGGCGGCGTTGTTCAGCGAACGCGAGACGCTACACCCTTATGTGCGTTACGGCGGCCGCGARCACGCCTTCATGTTGGCCAAGCTGGCGCTGTACCCGTGCGTTGCCCTGGGAACCTTCTTCCTCACCTGTATTCTCAGTAAGTTCAGCGCGTCTATTTTCCACCTGATGGAGATTACGGTGCCGTTTGCTTTCCTGTTGCTGAGGCTGCTGGTCAGAGGCGGGCTGGCGCTGCTGCGCCTCATATTCTGCCCCGATGGGCCGGAGACGAGGAGTgctctggaggaagaggaggaagaggaggctaggATGCCCTTCAATACCATGATCACTTAGTGGTTGTCATCTAGCTAGATGGTCAGTTTGCTCTGGGTCTGTATTCACAAATGTTGcatagtaggagtgctgatctaggctcAGTTTTGACATTTATATCATAATGTGtatataatgaataagattatatggacSAGTGGGTASctgatcctagatcagctttgtgaatacaggctctggactggggacgtGGTCTGTCGGACAGATGTACAGTAGCTACAGCTCGTCTTGACCTCTGAGGTTGATTCCATTTGAACTGCACATTCAGTTTGTATTGATGAGTAATTTTCTTTTCAAATTGGTTTACGTAAGTCAAGTTTAAATGTCAAGTGAAATGGAATGGAATTGGTCCCACGGTAAGCTGGTAGTTAAGGGAAATGKCACTGAGCCAGAGAAGTGGAGAGTACAATCAATGTAATTGACAGCCCTCCATTTTTATAATTTATATCTGACTTCTTGAATAATGGTTTATTGTTTACCKTTGAGAATCTAGTCTGTTTGTGCCAACATTATATTCCAAACATGTATGGCATGACAAGGCACAGGGGTCGTGTTAAGAGTTCAGAAATCTgcattttaaaccatttcacctgcGTTTTTATATTGAAAAGTCAAGTTTCTGTTGTtgtttgcttcaatagagtgaccAGGGGCGTGCAgatatagttttccttcacagaaaatacattagtgcaacacatccACAAAACAGCTtcatttcatcagatgacagcagAAGTGCAaacgctatttggctggcagtca
The nucleotide sequence above comes from Salvelinus sp. IW2-2015 unplaced genomic scaffold, ASM291031v2 Un_scaffold3708, whole genome shotgun sequence. Encoded proteins:
- the tmem175 gene encoding endosomal/lysosomal proton channel TMEM175 encodes the protein MGENGDTEIIEHHVDEEMEKKRILRSHGSSFMESVTPSERDGHSSTQSSHRLLAYSDALISIIATVMILPVAHTKVQDNEELKESLQVLLTTKIAVYLMTFLIVTVAWAAHIRSPVVFQSYVILAIVIFLPYISQSLKWCRSKAIGQVEETPDSMMFYTYHPNEPLSKERVEAFSDGVFAIVATLLILDICEDNVPDPVMVQKQYGGSLVAALQNYGPEYLAYFGSFATVALLWFVHHSLFLHVTRTTRFMGLLNTFSLAFVGGLPLAYQLTHEFPRNSRNELEAIQISCVIIFFAGVFQLAIWVAALFSERETLHPYVRYGGREHAFMLAKLALYPCVALGTFFLTCILSKFSASIFHLMEITVPFAFLLLRLLVRGGLALLRLIFCPDGPETRSALEEEEEEEARMPFNTMIT